A portion of the Deltaproteobacteria bacterium genome contains these proteins:
- a CDS encoding glycine cleavage system protein H — protein MKVQEYNMPDELYYEENHYWIRDEGDLLVMGMDDFARKLAGDIVYVQLPDEGKALTKGKKFAKVESGKWLGKVNAPVGGELAAVNEELETNPGLINEDCYGKGWMYKIKPDDKGELQDLIHGPEAVEKWVLADIEKYREQ, from the coding sequence GTGAAGGTTCAGGAATACAACATGCCGGACGAACTGTATTATGAAGAGAACCATTACTGGATCCGGGACGAAGGGGACCTGCTAGTCATGGGTATGGATGATTTTGCCCGGAAACTGGCCGGCGACATCGTGTACGTGCAACTTCCGGACGAAGGCAAGGCTCTGACAAAAGGAAAGAAGTTCGCCAAGGTGGAATCGGGCAAATGGCTGGGGAAGGTGAACGCCCCTGTCGGCGGAGAGTTGGCGGCGGTGAACGAAGAACTCGAGACCAATCCCGGTCTGATCAACGAAGACTGCTACGGCAAAGGGTGGATGTACAAAATCAAGCCCGATGACAAGGGAGAACTTCAAGACCTGATCCACGGACCCGAAGCCGTGGAGAAGTGGGTTCTGGCCGACATCGAAAAATATCGCGAACAGTAA